The following are from one region of the Streptomyces fradiae genome:
- a CDS encoding transglycosylase family protein — protein sequence MSMIRYWTAGAVLAAATALLSPAQARAEEAAAAAAPTPVEACVKDQWPWGCVAACESSGDWHANTGNGFYGGLQFWQPTWDEFGGRRYARRADLATRAQQITVAEAVLRVQGWGAWPVCSKRYGLSGRAHVVQRGDTLSAIARRFATKGGWQALYAANRSVIGADPNRLMVGTMLRLP from the coding sequence ATGTCGATGATCCGATATTGGACGGCCGGCGCCGTACTGGCCGCCGCCACCGCCCTGCTCTCCCCGGCACAGGCCCGGGCCGAGGAGGCGGCCGCGGCCGCCGCCCCCACGCCCGTCGAGGCCTGTGTGAAGGACCAGTGGCCGTGGGGCTGCGTCGCCGCCTGCGAGAGCAGCGGGGACTGGCACGCCAACACCGGCAACGGCTTCTACGGCGGGTTGCAGTTCTGGCAGCCCACCTGGGACGAGTTCGGCGGCCGCCGCTACGCCCGGCGCGCCGACCTCGCCACCCGCGCGCAGCAGATCACGGTCGCCGAGGCCGTGCTGCGCGTCCAGGGCTGGGGCGCCTGGCCGGTCTGCTCGAAGCGCTACGGGCTGAGCGGCCGCGCCCACGTCGTACAGCGCGGTGACACCCTCAGCGCGATCGCCCGCCGCTTCGCGACCAAGGGCGGCTGGCAGGCGCTGTACGCGGCGAACCGCTCGGTGATCGGCGCGGACCCGAACCGGCTGATGGTCGGCACCATGCTGCGGCTGCCGTGA
- the der gene encoding ribosome biogenesis GTPase Der, whose translation MNDQHDHGALGDAEYAEFMELAAEEGFDAEDVEGAIEEAGHGPLPVLAVVGRPNVGKSTLVNRIIGRREAVVEDRPGVTRDRVTYEAEWAGRRFKIVDTGGWEQDVLGIDASVAAQAEFAIEAADACLFVVDATVGATDTDEAVVKLLRRAGKPVVLAANKVDGQSGEADAAMLWSLGLGEPFPVSSLHGRGTGDLLDEVLKALPEAPEQRFGRALGGPRRIALIGRPNVGKSSLLNKVAGEERVVVNELAGTTRDPVDELIELGGVTWKFVDTAGIRKKVHLQEGADYYASLRTAAAVEKAEVAVILIDTTDHISVQDQRIITMAVESGRAIVIAYNKWDELDEERRYYLEREIETEMQQVSWAPRVNVSAKTGRHMEKLVPAIETALAGWETRVPTGRLNAFLGELVAAHPHPIRGGKQPRILFGTQAGTKPPRFVLFASGFLEAGYRRFVERRLREEFGFEGTPIHISVRVREKRGKKK comes from the coding sequence ATGAACGACCAGCACGACCACGGGGCACTTGGCGACGCCGAGTACGCGGAGTTCATGGAGCTCGCCGCGGAAGAGGGATTCGACGCCGAGGACGTCGAGGGCGCGATCGAGGAGGCCGGGCACGGCCCGCTGCCCGTCCTCGCCGTCGTCGGCCGTCCCAATGTCGGCAAGTCGACCCTGGTGAACCGGATCATCGGCCGCCGCGAGGCCGTCGTCGAGGACCGCCCGGGCGTCACCCGCGACCGCGTCACTTACGAGGCCGAGTGGGCCGGCCGCCGCTTCAAGATCGTCGACACCGGCGGCTGGGAGCAGGACGTCCTCGGCATCGACGCCTCCGTCGCCGCCCAGGCCGAGTTCGCCATCGAGGCCGCCGACGCCTGCCTGTTCGTCGTGGACGCCACCGTCGGCGCCACCGACACCGACGAGGCCGTCGTCAAGCTGCTCCGCCGCGCGGGCAAGCCGGTCGTCCTCGCCGCCAACAAGGTCGACGGTCAGTCCGGCGAGGCCGACGCCGCCATGCTGTGGTCCCTCGGCCTCGGCGAGCCGTTCCCCGTCTCCTCGCTGCACGGCCGCGGCACCGGCGACCTCCTCGACGAGGTCCTCAAGGCCCTGCCCGAGGCCCCCGAGCAGCGCTTCGGCAGGGCGCTCGGTGGGCCGCGCCGCATCGCGCTCATCGGGCGTCCGAACGTCGGCAAGTCCTCCCTGCTCAACAAGGTGGCCGGCGAGGAGCGGGTCGTCGTCAACGAGCTGGCCGGCACCACCCGCGACCCGGTCGACGAGCTCATCGAGCTCGGCGGCGTCACCTGGAAGTTCGTCGACACCGCCGGCATCCGCAAGAAGGTGCACCTCCAGGAGGGCGCGGACTACTACGCCTCCCTGCGCACCGCCGCCGCCGTCGAGAAGGCGGAGGTGGCCGTCATCCTCATCGACACCACCGACCACATCTCGGTCCAGGACCAGCGCATCATCACGATGGCGGTCGAGTCCGGCCGCGCCATCGTCATCGCCTACAACAAGTGGGACGAGCTGGACGAGGAGCGCCGCTACTACCTGGAGCGCGAGATCGAGACCGAGATGCAGCAGGTCTCCTGGGCGCCCCGGGTCAACGTCTCCGCGAAGACCGGCCGCCACATGGAGAAGCTGGTCCCGGCCATCGAGACCGCGCTCGCCGGCTGGGAGACCCGCGTCCCCACCGGCCGGCTGAACGCCTTCCTCGGCGAGCTGGTCGCGGCCCACCCGCACCCGATCCGCGGCGGCAAGCAGCCCCGCATCCTCTTCGGCACGCAGGCCGGCACCAAGCCGCCCCGCTTCGTGCTCTTCGCCTCCGGCTTCCTGGAGGCCGGCTACCGCCGCTTCGTCGAGCGCCGGCTGCGCGAGGAGTTCGGCTTCGAGGGCACCCCGATCCACATCTCGGTGCGGGTGCGCGAGAAGCGCGGCAAGAAGAAGTAG
- a CDS encoding lysophospholipid acyltransferase family protein, with protein sequence MYGFWKPRVLGAWRVPAAGPVILAVNHAHNIDGPMLMGTAPRPVHFLIKKEAFVGPLGSFLEGIGQLKVDRDSTDRTAIGNALGVLEQGGVLGIFPEGTRGEGDFASLRAGLAYFAVRSGAPIVPVAVLGSTDTPGRLVKALPRLGSRVDVVFGDPFDAGDGSGRRTRKALDEATFRIQERLTDHLKNARRLTGR encoded by the coding sequence ATGTACGGCTTCTGGAAGCCGCGCGTCCTCGGCGCCTGGCGGGTCCCGGCGGCCGGCCCCGTCATCCTCGCCGTCAACCACGCGCACAACATCGACGGCCCCATGCTCATGGGCACCGCCCCGCGCCCCGTGCACTTCCTGATCAAGAAGGAAGCGTTCGTGGGGCCGCTCGGCAGCTTCCTGGAGGGCATCGGGCAGCTCAAGGTCGACCGCGACTCGACCGACCGCACCGCGATAGGCAACGCCCTCGGCGTCCTGGAGCAGGGCGGCGTCCTCGGGATCTTCCCCGAGGGCACCCGCGGCGAGGGCGACTTCGCCTCGCTGCGGGCCGGCCTCGCCTACTTCGCGGTCCGCAGCGGCGCGCCGATCGTCCCGGTCGCCGTCCTGGGCAGCACCGACACGCCCGGACGCCTGGTCAAGGCGCTGCCCCGCCTCGGCAGCCGTGTCGACGTCGTCTTCGGCGACCCGTTCGACGCGGGTGACGGCAGCGGCCGGCGCACCCGCAAGGCGCTGGACGAGGCGACCTTCCGCATCCAGGAACGCCTCACCGACCACCTCAAAAACGCCAGGCGCCTCACCGGGCGCTGA
- the cmk gene encoding (d)CMP kinase, whose protein sequence is MIVAIDGPSGTGKSSTSKAVAAKLGLSYLDTGAQYRAITWWMISNGIDVDDAEAVADAAGKPVIVSGTDPARPTITVDGVDASGPIRTEEVTSRVSAVSAVPEVRALITELQRTIARSAEGGIVVEGRDIGTTVLPDADLKIFLTASPEARAARRSGELKGADVAATRQALIKRDAADSSRKTSPLAKAGDAVEVDTTELTLDQVIECVVTLVEEKRTGTK, encoded by the coding sequence GTGATCGTCGCCATCGACGGCCCCTCCGGCACGGGCAAGTCGAGCACCTCGAAGGCGGTTGCCGCCAAGCTGGGGCTGAGCTACCTCGACACCGGGGCCCAGTACCGGGCCATCACCTGGTGGATGATCAGCAACGGCATCGACGTCGACGACGCCGAAGCGGTCGCCGACGCCGCCGGCAAGCCCGTCATCGTCTCCGGCACCGACCCCGCCCGCCCCACCATCACGGTGGACGGCGTCGACGCCTCCGGCCCCATCCGTACCGAGGAGGTCACCTCCCGGGTCAGCGCCGTCAGCGCCGTCCCCGAGGTGCGCGCCCTCATCACGGAGCTGCAGCGGACCATCGCCCGGAGCGCCGAGGGCGGCATCGTCGTCGAGGGCCGGGACATCGGCACCACCGTGCTGCCCGACGCCGACCTCAAGATCTTCCTCACCGCCTCGCCCGAGGCCCGAGCCGCCCGCCGCTCCGGCGAGCTCAAGGGCGCCGACGTGGCCGCCACCCGGCAGGCCCTGATCAAGCGGGACGCGGCCGACTCCAGCCGCAAGACCTCCCCGCTCGCCAAGGCCGGCGACGCCGTCGAGGTCGACACCACCGAGCTCACCCTCGACCAGGTCATCGAGTGCGTCGTCACCCTGGTGGAGGAGAAGCGGACCGGCACCAAGTGA
- a CDS encoding prephenate dehydrogenase, producing the protein MRTALVIGTGLIGTSAALALAGRGITVHLRDHDPARARTAAALGAGTDEAPAGPVDLVIVAVPPAHVAGTLAAAIRDGLGRGYLDVASVKGGPKRELQDLDLDLTAYIGTHPMSGKERSGPLAATADLFEGRPWVLTPTRDTDTEVLNLALELVALCRAVPVVMDADAHDRAVALVSHTPQLVSSMVAARLESADETAVRLCGQGIRDVTRIAASDPRMWVEILSANPGPVADVLAGVAADLDETVRALRSLESEDDAKRRAGASGVEDVLRRGNAGRARVPGKHGAAPTAYETVAVLISDSPGELARIFADAGRAGVNIEDVRIEHATGQQAGLVQLMVEPTAVPVLETALKERGWALRKG; encoded by the coding sequence GTGAGAACCGCGCTCGTCATCGGAACCGGCCTGATCGGCACCTCGGCCGCCCTCGCGCTCGCCGGGCGCGGGATCACCGTGCACCTGCGCGATCACGACCCGGCCCGGGCCCGTACCGCCGCCGCGCTCGGCGCCGGCACCGACGAGGCGCCCGCCGGGCCGGTCGACCTCGTGATCGTCGCCGTACCGCCCGCGCACGTCGCCGGCACGCTCGCCGCGGCCATCCGGGACGGGCTCGGCCGCGGCTACCTCGACGTCGCCAGCGTCAAGGGCGGCCCCAAGCGCGAGCTGCAGGACCTGGACCTCGACCTCACCGCGTACATCGGCACCCACCCCATGTCCGGCAAGGAGCGCTCCGGCCCGCTCGCCGCCACCGCCGACCTCTTCGAGGGCCGGCCCTGGGTGCTCACCCCCACCCGCGACACCGACACCGAGGTCCTCAACCTCGCCCTGGAGCTGGTCGCGCTGTGCCGGGCCGTGCCGGTCGTCATGGACGCCGACGCCCACGACCGGGCCGTCGCCCTCGTCTCGCACACCCCGCAGCTCGTCTCCTCGATGGTCGCGGCCCGCCTGGAGAGCGCGGACGAGACGGCGGTACGGCTCTGCGGCCAGGGCATCCGCGACGTCACCCGGATCGCCGCCTCCGACCCGCGCATGTGGGTCGAGATCCTCTCCGCCAACCCCGGGCCGGTCGCCGACGTGCTCGCGGGCGTCGCCGCCGACCTCGACGAGACGGTACGGGCGCTGCGCTCGCTCGAGTCCGAGGACGACGCCAAGCGCCGGGCCGGCGCCTCCGGCGTCGAGGACGTCCTGCGCCGCGGCAACGCCGGCCGCGCTCGCGTCCCCGGCAAGCACGGCGCCGCCCCCACCGCGTACGAGACCGTCGCCGTCCTCATCAGCGACAGCCCCGGCGAGCTCGCCCGCATCTTCGCCGACGCCGGCCGCGCCGGCGTCAACATCGAGGACGTCCGCATCGAACACGCCACCGGCCAGCAGGCGGGTCTCGTCCAGCTCATGGTCGAGCCGACGGCGGTCCCGGTCCTGGAGACGGCCCTGAAGGAGCGGGGCTGGGCGCTGCGCAAGGGCTGA
- the aroH gene encoding chorismate mutase yields MAVRAVRGAVQLERDDAGHMHEQVEELLTAVLERNGLTADDLISIWFTATPDLHSDFPAAAARRIGIVDVPLICAQELDIEGAMPRVVRLLAHVESELPKSRIAHVYLGAAAALRKDIAQ; encoded by the coding sequence GTGGCAGTACGAGCGGTCCGCGGCGCGGTCCAGCTGGAGCGGGACGACGCCGGGCACATGCACGAGCAGGTCGAGGAGCTGCTCACCGCCGTGCTCGAACGCAACGGACTGACCGCCGACGACCTCATCAGCATCTGGTTCACGGCCACGCCCGATCTGCACAGCGACTTCCCGGCCGCGGCCGCCCGCCGCATCGGGATCGTGGACGTTCCGCTGATCTGCGCCCAGGAGCTCGACATCGAGGGTGCGATGCCGAGGGTCGTACGGCTCCTCGCGCACGTCGAGTCGGAACTGCCCAAGTCCCGGATCGCGCACGTCTACCTCGGTGCCGCGGCCGCCCTGCGCAAGGACATCGCCCAGTGA
- a CDS encoding YidB family protein, with translation MAGNDLGSLLGGLLGGGRQGGSASGSGGNILGALLGALMSKGGGGNNPLGGLLDGLTKAGLADQAQSWVGTGDNQPVSGAQIAQALPDDTLQKVAAEAGVTPDQAADEIAQQLPQVVDKLTPQGQVPSGSLEDLIRQQNL, from the coding sequence ATGGCAGGAAACGATCTCGGCAGTCTGCTCGGCGGCCTCCTCGGCGGAGGCCGGCAGGGCGGCAGCGCCTCCGGCAGTGGCGGCAACATCCTCGGCGCCCTGCTCGGCGCGCTCATGAGCAAGGGCGGCGGAGGCAACAACCCGCTGGGCGGACTGCTCGACGGCCTCACCAAGGCGGGCCTCGCCGACCAGGCCCAGTCCTGGGTCGGCACCGGCGACAACCAGCCCGTCAGCGGCGCCCAGATCGCCCAGGCCCTCCCCGACGACACCCTGCAGAAGGTCGCCGCCGAGGCCGGCGTCACCCCCGACCAGGCCGCCGACGAGATCGCTCAGCAGTTGCCGCAGGTCGTCGACAAGCTGACCCCGCAGGGGCAGGTGCCCAGCGGCTCCCTGGAAGACCTCATCCGTCAGCAGAATCTCTGA
- a CDS encoding DUF952 domain-containing protein — protein sequence MLLHVVPLDDWSAEPGLPYAPPSLAAEGFVHCSPDERAALAIADGHYREVTGPLLVLVIDESRLGGEVRWEGSGDVLFPHVYGPIERSAVTAVLEVRRDADGRARELAPRA from the coding sequence ATGCTGCTGCACGTCGTACCGCTGGACGACTGGTCCGCCGAGCCCGGTCTCCCCTACGCCCCGCCGTCCCTCGCCGCGGAGGGCTTCGTCCACTGCTCACCCGACGAGCGGGCCGCCCTCGCCATCGCGGACGGCCACTACCGGGAGGTGACCGGCCCGCTGCTCGTCCTGGTGATCGACGAGTCGCGGCTCGGCGGGGAGGTCCGCTGGGAAGGCTCCGGGGATGTGCTCTTCCCGCACGTGTACGGGCCGATCGAGCGGTCCGCGGTCACGGCCGTCCTGGAGGTGCGGCGGGACGCGGACGGCCGGGCGAGGGAGCTGGCGCCCCGGGCGTAG
- a CDS encoding Rieske (2Fe-2S) protein: MTSDAIALPRRTVLRAGAGSAAATVLITGCGSDDDPGGTAESAPPSTPAAPSTPAAAPSALARTADIPVGGGTVFKDEKVVVTQPVAGEFKAFSAVCTHQGCTVAKVENGTIDCPCHGSKYRIADGSVAAGPAPRALPSEEINVSAGTITLT, translated from the coding sequence ATGACTTCTGACGCGATCGCGCTGCCCCGCCGTACCGTCCTGCGCGCCGGCGCGGGCTCCGCCGCCGCCACTGTGCTGATCACCGGCTGCGGCTCGGACGACGACCCGGGCGGTACGGCGGAGAGTGCGCCCCCTTCGACTCCCGCGGCTCCCTCGACTCCCGCCGCGGCACCGAGCGCGCTGGCCCGGACCGCGGACATCCCGGTCGGCGGCGGCACCGTCTTCAAGGACGAGAAGGTGGTGGTCACACAGCCGGTGGCCGGCGAGTTCAAGGCCTTCTCGGCAGTCTGCACGCACCAGGGGTGCACGGTCGCCAAGGTCGAGAACGGCACGATCGACTGCCCGTGCCACGGCTCGAAGTACCGGATCGCGGACGGTTCGGTGGCCGCGGGTCCGGCGCCGCGGGCGCTCCCGTCCGAGGAGATTAATGTGTCGGCGGGGACGATCACGCTCACCTAA
- a CDS encoding DNA polymerase beta superfamily protein gives MSPEELVRDHTIYSCVMGSRAFGLATEDSDTDRRGVYLAPTPLFWRFDKPPAHVEGPAEEQFSWELERFCELALRNNPNVLECLHSPLVEHADATGRELLELRGAFLSRRAHETFVRYAGGQRRKLEADVRQYGAPRWKHAMHLLRLLTSCRDLLRSGELRIDVGEERDRLLAVKRGEVSWADVESWMNRLQAEADTAHTTSPLPAAPDRPRIEDFLTRARRASVQWHENAGLAGRP, from the coding sequence ATGAGTCCTGAGGAACTGGTGCGCGACCACACGATCTACTCCTGTGTCATGGGGTCGCGCGCGTTCGGTCTGGCGACCGAGGACAGCGACACCGACCGCCGCGGGGTGTACCTCGCGCCGACGCCGCTGTTCTGGCGCTTCGACAAGCCGCCGGCGCATGTGGAGGGGCCGGCGGAGGAGCAGTTCAGCTGGGAGCTGGAGCGCTTCTGCGAGCTGGCGCTCCGCAACAACCCGAACGTCCTGGAGTGCCTCCACTCCCCGCTCGTCGAGCACGCCGACGCCACCGGCCGCGAACTCCTCGAACTGCGCGGCGCGTTCCTTTCGCGGCGCGCGCACGAGACCTTCGTCCGGTACGCGGGCGGTCAGCGCCGCAAGCTGGAGGCGGACGTACGGCAGTACGGCGCGCCCCGCTGGAAGCACGCGATGCACCTGCTCCGCCTGCTCACCAGCTGCCGGGACCTGCTGCGCAGCGGCGAACTGCGGATCGACGTGGGCGAGGAGCGGGACCGCCTGCTCGCGGTCAAGCGCGGTGAGGTGTCCTGGGCGGACGTCGAGTCCTGGATGAACCGCCTCCAGGCCGAGGCCGACACCGCCCACACCACCAGCCCCCTCCCGGCCGCCCCGGACCGCCCCCGCATCGAGGACTTCCTCACCCGCGCCCGCCGGGCGTCAGTGCAGTGGCACGAGAACGCCGGGCTCGCCGGCCGGCCCTGA
- a CDS encoding ADP-ribosylglycohydrolase family protein, with the protein MTKKAATGAMVGLALGDALGFPTEFNDVPQILGKFGPWRAMELPVRRGTAYITDDTQMTLAFARGIRTAMERGPLAPRRLARPLREEYVDWYHSPENNRAPGRTCMVACHLLDGDRAWQVASQIGSKGCGANMRVAPIGLVPGLTDEQRSGAAQLQAALTHGHPTGLAASDLTARAVWLLAQGADPTGLVGQLRSYAYENRSRYHEHWLGDLWTRSQDTDATHFIRRGWDECLAVLERLDAVQRTADPEIDPCEYTGDGWIAEEALATGLLCFLLFPDEPLTALRRAACTRGDSDSIAALAGAFAGAHLGADAWPAEWVSAVEHRDELLAFGALWDA; encoded by the coding sequence ATGACGAAGAAGGCCGCGACCGGGGCGATGGTGGGGCTGGCGCTGGGGGACGCGCTGGGATTTCCGACGGAGTTCAACGACGTCCCGCAGATCCTCGGGAAGTTCGGCCCCTGGCGGGCCATGGAACTTCCGGTGCGGCGGGGTACGGCGTACATCACCGACGACACCCAGATGACGCTCGCCTTCGCCCGGGGTATCCGGACCGCCATGGAGCGGGGACCGCTCGCGCCGCGGCGGCTGGCGCGGCCACTGCGCGAGGAGTACGTCGACTGGTACCACTCGCCGGAGAACAACCGTGCGCCCGGGCGCACCTGCATGGTGGCCTGCCACCTCCTCGACGGCGACCGCGCCTGGCAGGTCGCCAGCCAGATCGGTTCCAAGGGCTGCGGCGCCAACATGCGGGTCGCGCCGATCGGGCTCGTGCCCGGCCTCACCGATGAGCAGCGGTCCGGCGCCGCCCAGCTCCAGGCCGCGCTCACCCACGGCCACCCCACCGGCCTCGCCGCGTCCGACCTCACCGCGCGGGCCGTGTGGCTGCTCGCCCAGGGGGCGGACCCGACCGGGCTCGTCGGACAGCTCCGCTCGTACGCGTACGAGAACCGCTCCCGCTACCACGAGCACTGGCTCGGCGACCTGTGGACCCGCTCCCAGGACACGGACGCCACGCACTTCATCCGGCGCGGCTGGGACGAGTGCCTGGCCGTCCTGGAACGCCTGGACGCCGTCCAGCGGACCGCCGACCCCGAGATCGACCCCTGCGAGTACACCGGCGACGGCTGGATCGCCGAGGAGGCCCTCGCCACCGGCCTGCTCTGCTTCCTGCTCTTCCCCGACGAACCGCTGACCGCCCTCCGCCGCGCCGCCTGCACCCGCGGCGACTCCGACTCCATCGCGGCCCTCGCCGGCGCCTTCGCGGGCGCGCACCTGGGCGCGGACGCCTGGCCGGCGGAGTGGGTGTCGGCGGTGGAGCACAGGGACGAGCTGCTGGCGTTCGGCGCGCTCTGGGACGCGTGA
- a CDS encoding NUDIX domain-containing protein, translating into MTTAHRGSVAGYDKHAFEPFALTADLAVLTVREGRLHVLLVERGQEPYAGAWALPGGFVLPDESAEQAARRELAEETGLSGATAARLHLEQLRTYSDPDRDPRMRVVSVAYTALVPDLPEPRGGGDAAQARWQPYDAVRDLAFDHDRILADARERVGAKLEYTCLATAFCPPEFTLGELRQVYETVWGVALDRPNFRRKVLATPGFVRPVEGPPRLTGGRGKPAALYRAGEATALHPPLLRPEGRTA; encoded by the coding sequence ATGACCACCGCACACCGGGGCAGCGTGGCGGGCTACGACAAGCACGCCTTCGAGCCCTTCGCGCTCACCGCCGACCTCGCCGTCCTCACCGTCCGCGAGGGCCGGCTGCACGTCCTCCTCGTCGAACGCGGGCAGGAACCGTACGCCGGCGCCTGGGCGCTGCCCGGCGGCTTCGTGCTGCCCGACGAGTCGGCCGAGCAGGCCGCGCGCCGCGAACTCGCCGAGGAGACGGGCCTGTCCGGCGCCACCGCCGCCCGGCTCCACCTCGAACAGCTCCGCACCTACAGCGACCCGGACCGCGACCCCCGGATGCGGGTGGTCTCCGTCGCGTACACCGCGCTCGTGCCCGACCTGCCCGAACCGCGCGGCGGCGGCGACGCCGCCCAGGCCCGCTGGCAGCCGTACGACGCCGTCCGCGACCTGGCCTTCGACCACGACCGGATCCTCGCCGACGCCCGCGAACGGGTCGGCGCCAAACTCGAGTACACCTGTCTCGCCACCGCCTTCTGCCCGCCCGAGTTCACCCTCGGCGAGCTGCGGCAGGTCTACGAGACCGTCTGGGGCGTCGCCCTCGACCGCCCCAACTTCCGGCGCAAGGTCCTCGCCACCCCCGGCTTCGTCCGGCCGGTGGAGGGCCCCCCGCGCCTCACCGGCGGCCGCGGCAAACCGGCCGCCCTCTACCGGGCGGGCGAGGCCACGGCCCTGCATCCGCCACTGCTGCGACCCGAAGGACGAACCGCATGA
- a CDS encoding AAA family ATPase, with protein MKRYGHGLVLGKFYPPHAGHHHLVRTARERCERLTVLVCASSVESVPLADRVAWMREVHPDALVVGAVDDVPVDLHDPDVWDAHMKIFRAAVPEPVDAVFTSESYGEELGRRFGAASVLVDPERRTHPVSGTAVRADPAGCWDHLAAPVRAALTRRVVVLGAESTGTTTMARALADHYRRRGGVWARTRWVPEYGRAYSELKLAELRAERPGADWSDVAFHSADFPVIALRQAELEEEAARDGSPVLFCDTDAFATTIWHERYMGTSSPGTGEIAARGRQHLWLLTDHRGVAFEDDGLRDGEHLRPWMTARFLTQLAHTGRRTVVLTGPHEERLATAVAAVDALLAEGWHLTDPLPERR; from the coding sequence ATGAAGCGCTACGGCCACGGGCTCGTCCTCGGCAAGTTCTATCCGCCGCACGCCGGCCACCACCACCTCGTGCGCACCGCACGCGAACGCTGCGAGCGCCTCACCGTCCTCGTCTGCGCCTCCTCCGTCGAATCCGTGCCGCTCGCCGACCGGGTCGCCTGGATGCGCGAGGTCCACCCCGACGCGCTCGTCGTCGGCGCCGTCGACGACGTCCCCGTCGACCTGCACGACCCCGACGTGTGGGACGCCCACATGAAGATCTTCCGGGCCGCCGTGCCCGAGCCGGTCGACGCGGTCTTCACCTCCGAGTCGTACGGGGAGGAGCTCGGCCGCCGCTTCGGCGCCGCGTCCGTCCTCGTCGACCCCGAGCGCCGCACCCACCCGGTCTCCGGCACCGCCGTCCGCGCCGACCCGGCCGGCTGCTGGGACCACCTCGCCGCCCCCGTAAGGGCCGCCCTCACCCGCCGGGTCGTCGTCCTCGGCGCCGAGTCCACCGGCACCACCACCATGGCCCGCGCCCTCGCCGACCACTACCGGCGGCGCGGCGGGGTCTGGGCCCGCACCCGCTGGGTGCCCGAGTACGGACGCGCGTACAGCGAGCTCAAGCTCGCCGAACTGCGCGCCGAGCGCCCCGGCGCCGACTGGTCCGACGTCGCCTTCCACTCCGCCGACTTCCCCGTCATCGCGCTCCGCCAGGCCGAACTGGAGGAGGAGGCCGCCCGCGACGGCTCACCCGTCCTCTTCTGCGACACCGACGCCTTCGCCACCACCATCTGGCACGAGCGCTACATGGGCACGAGCAGCCCCGGCACCGGCGAGATAGCCGCCCGCGGACGCCAGCACCTGTGGCTGCTCACCGACCACCGCGGCGTCGCCTTCGAGGACGACGGCCTGCGCGACGGCGAGCACCTGAGGCCCTGGATGACCGCGCGCTTCCTCACCCAGCTCGCCCACACCGGCCGCCGCACCGTCGTCCTCACCGGCCCGCACGAGGAACGCCTCGCGACCGCCGTCGCCGCCGTCGACGCGCTGCTCGCCGAGGGCTGGCACCTCACCGATCCTCTGCCGGAGCGCCGATGA
- the pnuC gene encoding nicotinamide riboside transporter PnuC yields the protein MSLANVLEPLQQPLFTLLDTPVSWTEVLGFGSGALCVWLVARQHLANWPIGIANNLFFVLLFTQSGLYADAGLQFVFIALAAYGWWTWTHGGGPGSDTLPVRRTSRTEWIWLLAAGAVGTLALTLLLDRATDSTVPFWDALTTALSLTATYGQCRKRLESWWLWIAADVVYVPLYAYKGLYLTSLLYVGFMALCVIGLRGWTRDLAGTASGSRRVVGVEA from the coding sequence ATGAGTCTCGCGAACGTCCTGGAACCGTTGCAGCAACCGCTGTTCACGCTGCTCGACACCCCGGTCAGCTGGACCGAGGTCCTCGGCTTCGGCAGCGGCGCGCTCTGCGTCTGGCTCGTCGCCCGCCAGCACCTCGCGAACTGGCCGATCGGCATCGCCAACAACCTCTTCTTCGTCCTGCTCTTCACCCAGAGCGGGCTCTACGCCGATGCCGGCCTCCAGTTCGTCTTCATCGCCCTCGCCGCGTACGGCTGGTGGACCTGGACCCACGGGGGTGGCCCGGGCTCCGACACCCTGCCGGTACGGCGCACCAGCCGCACCGAATGGATCTGGCTGCTCGCGGCGGGGGCGGTGGGGACCCTCGCCCTCACCCTGCTCCTCGACCGGGCCACGGACTCGACCGTCCCCTTCTGGGACGCGCTCACCACCGCCCTGTCCCTGACGGCCACCTACGGGCAGTGCCGAAAGCGCCTGGAGTCCTGGTGGCTCTGGATCGCCGCGGATGTGGTGTACGTGCCGCTGTACGCGTACAAGGGGCTCTACCTGACCTCGCTGCTGTACGTCGGCTTCATGGCCCTGTGCGTCATCGGCCTGCGCGGCTGGACCCGCGACCTGGCGGGCACCGCCTCGGGCTCCCGGCGTGTGGTGGGGGTGGAAGCATGA